A region of the Mytilus trossulus isolate FHL-02 chromosome 11, PNRI_Mtr1.1.1.hap1, whole genome shotgun sequence genome:
GTCCATTTGTCTTGCATTATTTCTGACATATTCGCATTACATCACGAGTTGTCGACAGAAAACATTTCTATTTCAATTAAACGTAAACGTTTTACCATGTTTTCCGCATagttatataaaacatgaacaGATCACCGAAACGATCAACATTAATTCAATGAAGGTTGTTTcccaaataaagaaaattaactaTTTTAATAATCAGTAACATTCTAGCCAAATGTTTGCAAGAACAAGAACTGAACAGAGTTAGGAGGAGGAAAGACTATACATGACACTCTGTTACtattatggacaccatcacgaatttgTTGATGTATACAATACGTCGGTGTTTACACTAACTAACGACATGTTTATCACGTCTTAGACTGTGGTCTACCCTCTACGTCGTCCTGTCTGTTAAGTAATGAACATGACCTACTCATGAATATGACTGTTTTGCTAAGTGACAATACGCATTGCtgtctttgtattttttattcagTATTCATggattttgttatgttttttttaaattctaattgaATACTGTTCTATATCTGGTCGTATGTGGTTTCGATactattcttatttttaatatgtatgCCAACATAAAGATAATTATTCACTTCAATCATTTCAAGTTAAAAACATCTGTTTGCAGTTGTTTTTGCATAGTTCGAGTAGGAGCTAACCTACATATTAGCTAGAAAacatgataacaaaataatactgcaacttcatatatcaatattttaatcttGCAATTGTAAATTATAAAGACATCAAATTACACCATTTTAAACTTAATCCAGAACATCTTTTCATTTTGTCGTGGCGTTGATACTCTTGTGTGACACACAATTCATAATTACAGTATGCTGTaggtttatttcatttttcattttaggtTTTCGTCATTATTTTGTTGTCAACATGcactattatttatttacatatcaATCTGTCGGGATTTCTCTCTCATGTTTGTACTGTAATTCAGTCACGTAGTATTACGTAGTATTGTCATTAGCTACCATAAAAGCGGGATTTGGCAAgacataaaatcatttttaatccACCACTTGTTCTTAATATGTCTAGTCCAAAGTAAGGAATATGGATGTTTCTACCTGCTAGTTCATTTCTATTTGCGTTTGTTTTGTTGCACTAAAGCGTTTCTGttgatttgtcttttttttccttttaatatttattgggtttttttccaGATTTAAGTTTTTTCGGGGAGGAGATTTGTTTGCGCTCAATcgatttatattattgtaaacAGCGGTAAACAACTGTCGCATTAGTCTAAAACTTTCAGatctatttaattttgttttattatcgtTACTTTTTCATCAGATCAACCTCTTTCATTACCCCCAAATTTCAtgtttctaaataaataaaactgaatgTTGTTATATTACTATTATTGTACctattgaattgtttttatcagCGGTCAATTTAAATAGAATTATTTTACTAAACTtactgtaaataataataaaaaaaaaacataaaacaaatatattgtctgCGGGTAGAGCACTGTATATTATCACacatatgttgatactgatctACGGTGATTATCGAACAGTTTTGAAGGAATATGCTATGTAggataatatttaaaacatattaatgtTACAGAAACAAATTGAATCAGTAGAGTCgtatcaattaaaaaagtttaaaaaaaaacatgattataTATACAACTCCAACAATGTTTACAGGGTTACATTAACACTTTCTATGATTCAGATGCAGTTGGTTTTTAGTATGATAGCTCATAAAACACTCCAAACATAATTTATGAATCCAATAATGCTTTATTGCATATTGGCATTATGATTCAGATAGTATATTCGTTGGATATGATATAAGAAGataaattttcaatagaaaaattaTGCAATACCAATTGTATTGAACTTATACCATATTTACTTTATTGCTGATACTTCCAACATTACAGGTAGTGATTCTGTTTATGTCTCTGATGAGTGCTGTTTAACATTTTCTTATTGTATTTCTGTGCCATATTTGCTTTGTAAgagatataaaataataataacgaTTATATAGAATGGGTGTATCTCAGTTGATTAATATTGAATAGAATGACAAAATACTCAGTATACTAACAGATTAtattaaatatctaaaagtttTGATCTCCTTTCTTTTGCTGAAAGACATACAAAATCTTCACATTGCAAAGCGTTATCATAACACTGATAGGCTGCGTCCTTATCGCCGGATATCTCATAGCACACTCCAAGTATTGTTAATGAATTAGATACATTCTTTGGAggaatataattattattttttactattaattcaAAATCATGTAGAGCCTGTTGTTTTTTGGATATTTCACAAagatgataaaaacataaaaatctaaGAAAGTAATACATAACAATTGACGGTATTGTCATGCTGTGGTTATTCGCCTCCAGTTGTAGCTCTGCTGGTATTAATGATGAGTTCTGAGAGAAGATAACGTCACCTATAATAGCCATTCGCATTTTTTCGGTCAGTGTCATTGTAGAATGAACATGACTTCTGTAATTAAGTATATCCTTTTCAGCAGGTTCAGTAAAGTTTACATATCCTGCATTCAACATATCAGGTGAACATCTTGATATAACATAATCTGTTAGTCTTAGTGTTACTTCAAACTGTCCTGTTACATAATAAAACGACGCGTATAACAACCAACCGGTTACAGCATCTGTCTTGATACCGTTTTGCAATTGTATATGATATTGTTTGTGAATTTTGTACGTTTCTGTTGTTATTGATGGTTTTGGTAGTATTTGTGCTGTATATTGACTTATTTTCGCGTGATAATGTTTGCATACttcaatataaaatgtagaatATTTCGACTTCATTAAAGATTCAGTAAACATTAGTgcctttaaacattttgatatgtcCGGTCTAACAGGGAAGAAACATGtcctaaaaaaaagaaagtctaGCTTAACGAACGAAGATTCACTATTCTTTCTTAATAAACGAGAACTACGATTGTTGTTTGGAAATATATCTTTTGTTAATCCGTCAATTCCATCGCATGTTATCCCATCTAACACATTTAGCAGTATTGTATTGTTATCGGTATTTACCTTTCCTATGAACATGTTGTGCTCAGGTATAAAATAGTTCGGACAGTAACACTGCTTTAcccataattttaatttatctagGCAgtgagaaaaacaaacaaataatttcgATAATTGAAATGTGTCAATATCCAACTCCTCTGCAACCCAGAATAACGCTGTCTTCAGAAAGTAAGAACACAATAAACCTTCGACATGTCTGTTTGTgttaataatatgttttaatgttagTTTGAGGAGACAGTAACATAACAGTTGAGTAAAATTAAACGAATGAATAAGTTGTTTTTCTGCTTCAGAAAAAGATAATctccaaaaaacaaaacaatctgTCATAGTCCTTGGTCCAATAGGTACTAACAAGcatccatatttttttatcttgtcaATTGTGGAATTAGGTGGCCATTGCTGTCGATAACGCGATGCCCACGGTAAAGCACTGTAAGGAAAATATTTACTTCTGAGGCATATTGCAAGATCCAAATTCTGACCTTTATCTGAAAAACATGGACCATGTTGTGAAAGCTGCTGTTTGTGTGGGTgcatcatatttattttacttacaAATTTGTTAGCTGATAAATATACACCTGTGCTAGTACTTGTAAAGCATTTGTCTGTTATATGTGTGTTTTCCCAATCCATTTCAGCTATCAATCGGAGTCTACTAAATCCAGGATGATCGGTATCAGTTTCCATTACCAATGTTCTACGTTGTATTGGTTGTTTCATATTTCTTATGTCCCTTAATACTTCGACGTCGTCAATGACGTACATAATATCTATATCGCTTCCTGGTAAATCAATTCCTTCTGCTAAACTCCCGCTCGATATGAATGTTAGTAACGGCTTAGTTTTATTAATTATCAAATCTTTTATGATAGATAGTTGTTGTCTTTTGCGCATGTCTATTTCAGTACCAGATGCGTTTACTAAGTGCTCGTAAAAATATATGTCCTTTAAATCATATCCATTGCAGTTATCTACAAAATACATATCtattaaaatgattaatattaaAGTTTGATGAATTTGTGTATAGAAATTTTCCTTCATATGGATATCCGGCCCTCTTTCTAATTAAATCCCCAATAGTGTGTTTAATTCTCTTCTCTtgaacttctcttgaactgaattgtaatgtgcgtattgt
Encoded here:
- the LOC134689852 gene encoding uncharacterized protein LOC134689852, whose amino-acid sequence is MRKRQQLSIIKDLIINKTKPLLTFISSGSLAEGIDLPGSDIDIMYVIDDVEVLRDIRNMKQPIQRRTLVMETDTDHPGFSRLRLIAEMDWENTHITDKCFTSTSTGVYLSANKFVSKINMMHPHKQQLSQHGPCFSDKGQNLDLAICLRSKYFPYSALPWASRYRQQWPPNSTIDKIKKYGCLLVPIGPRTMTDCFVFWRLSFSEAEKQLIHSFNFTQLLCYCLLKLTLKHIINTNRHVEGLLCSYFLKTALFWVAEELDIDTFQLSKLFVCFSHCLDKLKLWVKQCYCPNYFIPEHNMFIGKVNTDNNTILLNVLDGITCDGIDGLTKDIFPNNNRSSRLLRKNSESSFVKLDFLFFRTCFFPVRPDISKCLKALMFTESLMKSKYSTFYIEVCKHYHAKISQYTAQILPKPSITTETYKIHKQYHIQLQNGIKTDAVTGWLLYASFYYVTGQFEVTLRLTDYVISRCSPDMLNAGYVNFTEPAEKDILNYRSHVHSTMTLTEKMRMAIIGDVIFSQNSSLIPAELQLEANNHSMTIPSIVMYYFLRFLCFYHLCEISKKQQALHDFELIVKNNNYIPPKNVSNSLTILGVCYEISGDKDAAYQCYDNALQCEDFVCLSAKERRSKLLDI